The DNA sequence CTGCGCAGCTTCCTCGATACCGAGTCGTCCTAGGAGTTACTCGAACGGCATTTCGAGCGCTAATGCGGGACCTAGAAAACGCTTCACATGCCGGTTCGATTGATGCACAATTCGCCCCCTGCGCGTGGTCTTGGCGCCGCTCGCGGGGTTTGTTTTTGCGCACGGTCCCTGACGAGGGTACCACTCTCTGACTGGGGCGCGAATTCGCGAGGCTATGGGATAAGAAACTCGTTAATGGTTTCTGACTTCCCGGGGCCGAGCGAGCGTCCGTTTGCCTTGGACCGGGGCAGCGGCTGTTTGGGGTGCGGCGTACACGGTAGTGGGTAGTTAGCGTATGCATCGCACCTGGGGATAGACCGGGACTCCTGGGCCCGGCGTTTTTCGTTACTTGTTTAACTTAACAAGGAGGGTAACGATGACGCTTAGCCTTCAAGCAGCGACCTCAGTTGTTGAGAAGTCTGCAGCAGGCCTTCATCTTATCGGCGATCTCTACGAGTGCGCCAGCGAGAAGCATTACATGCTCGACGCCAACGTGCTCCGGGATCATTGTGTATCGCTTGTACGCGCATCGGGACTCACCGTTGCCGGCGAACTGTTTCACCAGTTCCCCGGTGAAGGCGGCGTCACCGGCGTGGTGGTGCTTGCGGAATCGCACCTGTCCATTCACACTTGGCCGGAGCGTGGCTATGTCACGATCGACGTCTACGTGTGCAACTACAGTTGCAACAACCGCGAAAAAGCCAAGAAACTGTTTGACGCACTCATAGAAACCTTCAGGCCGGCCGATCCTCGTCTTGTATCGGTGGATCGCGCCTGAGCGAGACTTCTGAAGTGCCGAATGTGAAGGC is a window from the Betaproteobacteria bacterium genome containing:
- the speD gene encoding adenosylmethionine decarboxylase, which encodes MTLSLQAATSVVEKSAAGLHLIGDLYECASEKHYMLDANVLRDHCVSLVRASGLTVAGELFHQFPGEGGVTGVVVLAESHLSIHTWPERGYVTIDVYVCNYSCNNREKAKKLFDALIETFRPADPRLVSVDRA